In the genome of Deltaproteobacteria bacterium, the window GCCAAAAAGATGGCGACGCTGTAAAGGCCAAAGGCGATAAACATGGAGAAAAACGTATCCATCCAGGCCAGTCTCATCTGACCCGTGCCCCAGCCCTTTGAATTTACATTATAGGTATGCATGGCAATGATGGTGATGTGCACGGCGCCGCCCATGATCCCGGCCATCATTAAAGCGGAATCCATGCCCCCGGGGATGGTGGGGATGAGTCCTTTCATTACCTTTGATAAATCCGGACTGACAACAATGACCGTTATGACGAAACAAATTACAACCACCGAGACCAAGGCTTTGCAGACCCACTCCAGGATCTTGTATCCACCCACACCGACGATCAGGAAAACAAAGGCGGCATAGAACAATGACCACCACGGACTTGACAGTCCCGTGATCAACGCCGTCACATCCACAAAGGCCTTCATTAGAATGGTGGAGGCAAGCCAAGTGGCCAGCAGGGCGTCAATCATGAGCACCCAGCCCCAGAACTCCCCCAGCCTCTCATCCACCAGGGAGATGATACCCTTCCCGGTCACTAGGCCCAGTTTCGCGGCCATGAACTGAGAGACAAACGCCAGGAGGGCGCTTAAAATGATGACCCACAGGAGCTGATATTCAAAACGTGCGCCAGCCAGAGAAACAGAGGCCATGGTCGCAGGCCCGCAGGCCACGGCGCTGACAATCCAGGCCGGACCCATCTGCTTGAAAAAGCTGCGGAAAGTCAAGGCATTTTTCGGTTCAAGAGGGTTTGTATCGTTTGAGGTCATGGCTTTATCTCATCAAAACAGTTGCCCAAAGATAAAGCAAGTCAATGAGATGAAGCAAGGTGTTTTTTAAAAGAAAAAGGTTTTCAAAAACCTGGCCGCCAAACCACTGATGCGCCCTGCCGCAAGCTGCCGGTCTCTGGCCGATAATATAGCGCAACCTGGCCTCTGTTATTAAAGGTGCCTGAGGAACAGCATTTCGTGGAAACGGGTTCCTTTGTTTAATTGTAAAAA includes:
- a CDS encoding Nramp family divalent metal transporter gives rise to the protein MTSNDTNPLEPKNALTFRSFFKQMGPAWIVSAVACGPATMASVSLAGARFEYQLLWVIILSALLAFVSQFMAAKLGLVTGKGIISLVDERLGEFWGWVLMIDALLATWLASTILMKAFVDVTALITGLSSPWWSLFYAAFVFLIVGVGGYKILEWVCKALVSVVVICFVITVIVVSPDLSKVMKGLIPTIPGGMDSALMMAGIMGGAVHITIIAMHTYNVNSKGWGTGQMRLAWMDTFFSMFIAFGLYSVAIFLAAASALHPEGIKVRTALDLAKALKPFLGPYANVVFLAGLWGAVLSTITPTFLAAGYFLSDKLGWELNVRDVRFRAVVLFGCLLSLIGPMLKGSFIHLLVIMLALGLCGTPIIILIILILLNKKDVVQENKNSLLLNVLGFLALLVTSLLASRFVLSKLGLWG